One Perognathus longimembris pacificus isolate PPM17 chromosome 24, ASM2315922v1, whole genome shotgun sequence DNA segment encodes these proteins:
- the Noct gene encoding nocturnin → MGQGTSRLYSALAKTLSSGAAPHPEYLLPPDAEPRPEPIDPKELLEECRAVLHTRPPRFQRDFVSARTAAPSSSPPIRVMQWNILAQALGEGKDNFAQCPVEALRWEERKCLILEEILAYRPDILCLQEVDHYFDTFQPLLSRLGYQGTFFPKPWSPCLDVEHNNGPDGCALFFLQTRFKLVSSANIRLTAMTLKTNQVAIAQTLECRASGRRLCVAVTHLKARTGWERLRSAQGRDLLQNLQSLTRGARTPLIVCGDFNAEPTEEVYRHFASSSLNLGSAYKLLSADGQSEPPYTTWKIRASGECRHTLDYIWYSRHALSVRAALDLLTEEQIGPSRLPSLHYPSDHLSLVCDFSFKEEPQGLL, encoded by the exons ATGGGACAGGGCACGAGCCGACTCTACAGCGCCCTCGCCAAGACGCTGAGCAGCGGCGCCGCCCCACACCCCGAGTACCTGCTGCCCCCCGACGCCGAGCCGCGCCCGGAGCCCATCGATCCCAAGGAGCTCCTGGAGGAGTGCCGGGCCGTCCTGCACACGCGGCCCCCCCGGTTCCAGAGGGACTTCGTGAGCGCGAGAACAGCGGCCCCCAGCAGCTCCCCGCCCATCAGGGTCATGCAGTGGAACATCCTCGCCCAAG CCCTTGGAGAAGGCAAAGACAACTTTGCGCAGTGTCCCGTGGAAGCCCTCCGGTGGGAGGAACGGAAATGTCTCATTCTGGAGGAGATCCTGGCCTACCGGCCCGACATCTTGTGCCTGCAGGAGGTGGACCACTACTTTGACACCTTCCAGCCGCTCCTCAGTCGCCTGGGCTACCAGGGCACCTTCTTCCCCAAGCCCTGGTCCCCTTGCCTGGACGTGGAGCACAACAACGGCCCCGACGGCTGCGCCTTATTCTTCCTGCAGACCCGGTTCAAGCTCGTCAGCAGTGCCAACATCCGGCTGACGGCCATGACGCTGAAAACCAACCAGGTGGCCATCGCGCAGACGCTGGAGTGCAGGGCGTCGGGCCGGCGGCTGTGCGTGGCGGTCACGCACCTGAAGGCGCGCACGGGCTGGGAGCGGCTCCGCTCGGCCCAGGGCCGCGACCTCCTGCAGAACCTGCAGAGCCTCACGCGGGGCGCGCGGACGCCCCTCATCGTCTGCGGGGACTTCAACGCCGAGCCCACCGAGGAGGTCTACAGACACTTCGCCTCCTCCAGCCTCAACCTGGGCAGCGCCTACAAGCTGCTCAGCGCCGACGGGCAGTCGGAGCCGCCCTACACCACCTGGAAGATCCGGGCGTCCGGGGAGTGCCGGCACACCCTGGACTACATCTGGTACTCGCGGCACGCGCTCAGCGTGCGCGCCGCCCTGGACCTGCTCACCGAGGAGCAGATCGGGCCCAGCCGGCTCCCCTCCCTCCACTACCCCTCGGACCACCTGTCCCTCGTGTGCGACTTCAGCTTCAAGGAGGAGCCCCAGGGCCTGCTGTGA